aatttacatgaaattattttctttttagttaattcaatttaatttttttaatataatttttaaaaaagttattttttttcttttatccttgataaattgatttgataaacaaatatataaatttgttttagttttgtcGGTGGGAAAGCAAAAGTGAAGACTTTCAGTTTGACTTCTCGCCGGCGAACACAATGGAGGGAGATCAAAAGGTGAATTCCACTTCTCCGGCGCCGGAGCCGGAGATGATGATCGAAGAATGGAACGGAACTTCGTCGACAAAACTCACGAAGACGGCCACCATAACTTCCACTTCTCATTCTTCGATCTCTATCCAAAGATCCAGTAACGCATTCACTCATATCTCTCAAAGAATTCTCCAAGCTTTCGTTCCTGAGGCAAGTTTTCCGGTCACGTAAACTCAAAATTATATTCCCGCagttccaatttttaaaaattatactcGCTAGTAGCTCCGTTCGtcttaatttccttttttgtccgctttaaaaaaaaagcacaATAGTACtacattttgtatatttttttctaaaatttcgtatcaagttaaaatcaaacatataaatTGAAGCAGAGGGAATATTTACATTAAGTCTGCACACACATTGTTACATAAGTACTAATGAGGGATGATTATGAGCTCATTAACGTCTAATTGTTTGTTTAAGAGTGTAAGAATGTTTAGGAAAGGCAAATCAGTTTTGGAAGTAGTTTAGTTGAATggtattttaacaaaatatgaaatttttttttgatttttttggtgatttaaGGAAAATGTTTACCAAGTTGAAACAGTTCTGAGATATTTGGTTGTGTGTGTAAGAAAATGTcgaaaagatttgatttttatcatgTTTGTAGAGAAATGATGCATAAGGTTAGATAAACAAGTTATGTAATAGTATTTGTTTAATGGAGTAAAAGCAAAAAGAAaaggatttattttttatggaaaGGAGTCATGaagtttgtttctttttcttaggAGCAAGAGATGTCGAGTGTGTTTCATCTGTATCGATTATTCTGtctgattttcctttttgttttatcaatttatttacaGGGGTATCCAACTAGTGTTACTCCAGACTATTTTCCTTTTCAAGTGTGGGATTCATTGCAGGTTAGACTTGTTGCCCATAAAACTAATTTTCTGTTTATCAATTGGAGTTGAGCGTGGTGTTATCTTTCTGTTTTCATGTTATTGTTATGTTACTGCAGGGGCTTTCTACGTATGTGCGGATGATGCTCTCTACACAAGTAAGAGAATATCAGTATTAATGTGAGTAACTTGTGATATTAAAGGCTAATTATCCTGCTCAAACAAATATAGGCTCTTCTAAGTGCTATAGGTGTTGGTGAGAAATCGGCTACTGTTATTGGGGCAACGTTTCAGGTGGAGTCtgacattatttttttccattgcACTTTACATTGTATACTAGTTTGATGacaatgtttttgaaaaaattaaaaatgttccAGTGGTTCTTGCGAGATTTAACTGGAATGCTTGGAGGTGTCTTGTTCACTTGTTACCAGGTCTCGTTCTTTTCTCTCCGGTATAGTTTTCCAGTATTGTATTGATCCTATGGTACCAAATAATGCATGTCTTGATTCCTTTAAAAACTGAAGCTACAGAAGCATCTCATTTCTTCGAGGATGAACGATTTCTCATCAGACTTGCACTCTTAACATTTCATTCACCATCTCTACATGAAATATATGACAAACCAACGCTCCTTCCCCATAAATGAAGGAAATGAActtaaatgatgatttttttccACTAAGATAGTTGTGGTTGCAGCATACTATGGGGCTAAATAGAACATTCCTTGGACAGTATTTTTGACTTGCCTCTTACACCAAGCGTCCTATTAATGTTGATTGAATAGTAAATACTTGTTTGAAAATGACCGATGTGGTTGCTTTCTTTCTCAGGGTTCTAATTTAGACAGCAATGCCAAAATGTGGCGTTTGGTGGCAGATCTCATGAATGATCTCGGTATGCTCCTTCAACTGTATGTTGTGTTAACTCtagttatttttgttctttctatctaaattatatgaaaatatacttCCTATTTTGGTGTATCCGATTACTATATGATGATGTTTGACTGGCCAGTGGCCATGGCGTTTAAGATGTTCTTTGACGTGCATTTGTTTCTAGTGACagtaaaaaaaatagcaaattaATGGTAGAAAAAATTGGTCGATAGAAAAGATGTcacatcaaaattttatttgaacagtttagtgaatttgaattattgaaaattaaaagttgtgTAGAAGTTCGATGGTGCAAATATTTTATGACATTCAATTAAGAAAGagtgtcatataaattgggacAAAGGGAGTATAAGTAATGGGGTACTGGTTATTCTTGtacttttaattgatttattaagtTTAGAAATGCAGcaacaaattatttaatattagagAACAGTTTCTAGAAGGTCAAATGACATTACTTTGTGCTTCTGTTGTCATTCCTGAAACGCTCAATGACAATAAAATCATTTGCATTTCTTGCAGGAATGTTGATGGATCTTGTATCTCCTTTATTTCCATCAGCCTTTGTGTTCATCGTCTGCTTAGGGAGTTTATCAAGGTCATTCAGTAAGTGAATATCTGCTATTTGAAATGGCAATATCGTTTACTTATCCTCTAATAAAAGAAAGTGTAAAGTCTGCCTGTGTCTAGCATGACCTGTTTGTCTAATGCCTTTTGTTTTTTAGGGTTGGGGCTGTTAGCATGAATTGTCTGATATATCAGATCCTTCACCCTGCCGAAAGTACTAAATGCGCTTTGTAATTCAATGTAAAGATGCCTTCTTTTACTATCTTGATCTGTCATGTCTTGATTTATTACATGGGTGAATCTCATAGtgtatattttaaatgaaacaCAAGTTTTGAAAATATGCTATATGGTAGAGTTGCTCTTACTGCAATCATCTAGTCCTTGTTCCCAGAGTCGCATAAAATAGACATAAAGGTATAAAACTTTCTTTTCATAAAAACTAGTCTAGTCCTTTGTTCCAAGAGTTGTACAAAAACGATATAAAGCTATTGaactttctttttctaaaaactaGTTTCTTGCAGTATGTGAATCCAACATTGCATGAAAGGTTCATCAGCTCCTATTTCATGACAATATTTCTGTTACAGTGcctaaattattcaaaatttcacATCAGCATTTGTTACAGAAACAATAAGTCTTCTCATTATGGTCTTATCTAAGATTAAGAGCTCTGACATTTAAAAGATAATTGCACTATTTTTTTCACCTAAGAAATGGGAATTAGAATCAGCCACTGATTAATTTCCTGTCCTCGTCATCATGAACGAACTTTTCACCTTCATGAGCGGGTCAATTACTGAGGATTGCACCTTTTCCTTGCTGAATAAGTAGATTGATCTTATTGACAAGGAGGACAAATTCCATGCACAAGGGTCCCATTCTGCGAGCAGTACACTCATCTATATAGATTGGAGAGTCCTTATGAGCAAAAACTAGAATGATAATTGCTCGTGGAGTCACTTCCAGTCCCCTATTGATGACTTCTAGCTTCCAAATAGTGCTACAATAGAGCTTGCATAATGCAGCTGATAGGTCAAGCATCAAACTCTGCATTTCAGTCACGGCTTTGCAAATGAAAAATGCTTAACGCCCTATCCTGATCTCTTGCAcatatattgtatatttatatggTCTATTGGTCTTCAATTTTGCAGCCGAAGATTGTAAATAGTTTGACCTTACACTTCATAACTGTTCTATCTGTTAAATATTTTCGAAGTTTGGATTACTTGATGCATACAGTAATAGATACTTATTTCCTCTGGAGTTATAATCTTCACTTTCTTCTTGACTGCTTTCGTTGTTTGTCCTTCTGACTTAGAATATTATGAGATTTCAATTGCAGTAGCTTTATGATCTCTAGGTTTTCATGAAATTCATCTCATTTTAGATACTGGTTATTTTATGGCAACAATTATAAAAAGTTTGAAGCATGTTTTTAACCTTGGTGGCTAGCCTTTAAGCTTTAAATCTTTTACTAGAAGATGAATTTTCTGGTTAATGAGGCCAAATATGTTGCACTGATGGAACTCGTTCTCTAAATCTCCtctattttctttccatttaGCTGGTGTTGCCAGTGGAGCCACTAGAGCAGCTTTGACGCAGCACTTTGCCCTTGAAAACAATGCAGCAGATATAGCTGCAAAGGTATTGTCATAGATCTTACGGCGGCACTCATTTCAGAAAGATAGTAAGGTGTCAAAGTACTGAAATCCTTTACTCAGACTTGGCATCCGTTTTTCCTGTTCTGATAGGAAGGAAGCCAAGAAACTCTAGCTACGATGATTGGGATGGCTTTAGGAATGCTTCTTGCACGCCTAACAATTGGCCACTCATTTGCCATTTGGATATCCTTTTTGTCTCTTACTATGTTCCATATGTATGGTTAGTTATGCTTTGCTTTGAATTTCCTGTTTCTGTGAGTTATAAAATGCAAAGCTGAAGCTTTCTAAAATGCAAGCCATACTAACTCCATGCATCTGGCAGCAAACTACAAGGCTGTCTGTTGTCTTTCGCTGAATACTCTGAACTGTGAAAGATGCTCCATTGTTTTATCACATTTCGTCAAGACAGGTCAAGGTTAGTAGATCATCTTAATTTTATCATAGTCATCAGAAGGGATAACTGTCTGTCTGTATCCATGCCCTAGAATATCATCTGAGTAGGAATATCTCATGATGTTGTGAGTCTAAAATGACTCAAATTTTCTGTTGCTTTTACTTTTTGCAATAGAATCATTAACCATTAGAGTTCCTCTGTGTGCTGAATGTTGCAAACATGAGTCTTTGAGTATGCATGCAGAAAAAAAGTATGTGAATCTTGTGGTTAATGTCTAATTACATTAGTTACTTATCCCAAAAAAACATTAGTTCACTTATCTGGAGGTTTCATGCATTGGTTTCAGTTCTCTCTCCAAAGCACGTCTCTTCCATGGAGCACGTTCTACCTTTATGGATGACCTCATGGAACTTAAAGGGTGGTGATTCTCTATACAAGCAAGTACGTTTAGGTGTCAGAGTTTCTTCACTTGACAGCCTTGCTATGTGAGTTTTCATGTTTCTTATTACTAATTTGCATCCATATCTGTTGAATGTCATAGTAGCAGAGAAGAaacaataatttcttcttctttacttGTTAACAATTGAATTTGCTTCTTATTAAGACCGAAGATATACAAACAGTATAGAGTGTTGTAATCTAGagatcataaaatttatatatttgaagtaGGAAAAGGAAAACTCCTTTTCAGTTTTCTTCTAGACATTTCCTTCTTTATTAAAAGAATCCATAAGATTAATATTGTTTCTTTCCTTAAATTccctttccttttattttgcaTTTGATAAGGCTTATTGATATCACTCATGACCATGTAATGTTGAAATGCAAATGAAAATCTTGTAATGTTAATTAGCCAGCATCAAATAGCATGTTCCGTTAAATGGTACCTTGATATGCTTCCTAAGCTCAAGCTTTATGgttaatgtatttttctctGAAGTGGCTCCCTAATGCACTTTCAATACTGCTCCTAGATTGTTAAAAAGCAGTGTGTTGAATGTTTGGGCAGTTGAGTAACAAATTGTCTTTGATGGATAGGGTTGACCTATTACAATCTGCTGGATCACATTACAAGAAAGGTTGATAGATATATTCACCGTTTTTTTCAAGCTAAACTACTTGAGCTGAGAATTCTGCTTATATTCTCTTTCATCTTTCTAGAGAAATATTTACTTCAACAAAAAGGGGGTATTATCAGGATTATTACTCATAAGGATTCAGCAGGAGCTGATATATTACAATCATTCATCCATGCTCTTGTCATGGCAAAACTAGATGATCAAGATGGATCCATGTCTTCGGAAAGCCAATCATGGATGGATAAGCATTATGAAGTCTTTGTTTTGAAGGTATTTGTCTACACCAGAAGCTCCTTTTAGAGAGAAGATCTCATTATATATTCATTGTTTTTACAAATTACAATTACTGAAGCATAGCCAactaccaattttttttttgaaaaaatcagTTTATCAATATTTTGAAGCAAATACCACCTAATAGGTTGATGTTCCATTATGTGTCATCACAAAACAGTTCATATGCTAAAATTTGTATCTGAAAAGTGAAGTTGGCAAATGGTGGGAGGTATCccgtggaattagtcgaggtgcacACAAGTTGGCCCGGACACCACtcttatcaaaaagaaaaaaaatgtgaaagctGGCGAATGGTGTAGAAGAGGAGAAGTGCAAATGCCGATAAGAAGTCAAACCACATTTTTTTGTGATAGTGATGTTTTGGGCCAGCTTATGCACACCTCATCTTCTCCTCAGAGTACCTATTACCTCTCACCAGCACAGGTACCGGGTTACTTTGCCCCTCAAGATTTAGGCAGATTGGAAGAGATCACCTTCTGTTTTTTGCTTCCACTGAGATTTGAACATGAGATCTCAGGGttctcttctcacttcattGACCATATGGATGCACCCTTGGGTGCAGAAGTCACCCACATATAAGTCAATTTTGTCATGCCAAATTTCCCGTAACTTGCTAGCTGTGCAGTTTCTGTTTTTAGATTGAGCTAAGTATCGTGTTTCTTTCACAATTCTGTCACAGCTTCAGTCATCAGGATGGAAGACTGAACGTCTACTATCATCATCAGTCGTTTGGAGAGCAAATTGGCTGGTAGATTATTCAGATGGCAAACATGACTAGTCTACTTCAATACAAACTAAAAGTCATCTAGTTACAGTCAGATGCTTTCAAATTACGACTTGGGGTGATTTCAAGTCATCATTCAGTATGTCTTGGATCTTCCAATGATCATTGAGAAGGTAAAAGTTTAGCCCAGCCTATACATGTTGTGTTCAAAGGAATAGCATTCTACGATCTTGGAGAAACTCTTGTTTATTGGAATTTTAAGTAGGTCCTGGATAATCTTGAAATCAAAGTTGTAATGTATTGGCCTTTAATATATGTTATGTAGGTCAAATTCCAAGTAGGGCTTGATGCCTGTATAGATTTGTCTTTGTTAGAAGGGGAAAATCTAGAGATGTTTGGTACTTTTGAATGCTCCCTTGGGACAAGTGATGTACACTAGGGTTGTACAAGTATTTTATCACCTATTGTCACAACTCGACTTGTACAATGATATTTATGTTGTACTATTCAAGTGGTATCCTCCCAGTGTAAAAGGGAGACATGGAGCAACCATAAAGTTGTTTTTATGTGACTTATAGATCACAGGTTTGAGCCGTGAAATGTTTCCTTTCCAAAAAGTGTCCTCCGTCTAATATAATCATTTTTAGATGAGAGGAATTTCGGCAAGACGCCTTTTTAGGGGTGTGGATTTTACTACTTGTAGATGGAGTGTAATTCTACAGGTGGTCATGGATAATcgatatgaaatgtataattacATTTAATGTTAtaagttttaagaaaataagcAGACAATGCTGCTACCAGCCTTCATATTCTGGTTAAATTATGTCACTTTTCATATCTCTAAAGAAAATTATGTGGTAAAAGAAGAGTGTAACAACAATGAATTGTTTGGCAATTTTGATGAGTGAAGTGTACATTGCTAAAAGGACAACAATAATACCTGAAGAAACATTTAAATGAAATGTTGGTtaacaagaaataaaaatgtCTGAATTCGATTTTGGTTGATCGAGCAACCAATATCTTGAGTACCCGTGATGGTGACCACAACTGCTGGCATGTTATGTTTGGACATAGAATCGAGTCCCAGTCCTTGTGAATGGGCAAAGACAGGTGCTCGTGGTTGGGACGATTGCTTCCATGACTGACCAGAAACACACCAAATTCACCTTAGGTAGAAGGAGTTGGTAGGGGAATACCTTCTAATAAAGATTTAAATCGGGGTACAGTAGCCTGATGATCCTAGTTATTTGGGCGGCCATTGAAAGAGAAGCATATTCAACCTAGAACATAGGGTCATTTGGGA
This DNA window, taken from Solanum lycopersicum chromosome 5, SLM_r2.1, encodes the following:
- the LOC101268183 gene encoding protein root UVB sensitive 3; the encoded protein is MEGDQKVNSTSPAPEPEMMIEEWNGTSSTKLTKTATITSTSHSSISIQRSSNAFTHISQRILQAFVPEGYPTSVTPDYFPFQVWDSLQGLSTYVRMMLSTQALLSAIGVGEKSATVIGATFQWFLRDLTGMLGGVLFTCYQGSNLDSNAKMWRLVADLMNDLGMLMDLVSPLFPSAFVFIVCLGSLSRSFTGVASGATRAALTQHFALENNAADIAAKEGSQETLATMIGMALGMLLARLTIGHSFAIWISFLSLTMFHMYANYKAVCCLSLNTLNCERCSIVLSHFVKTGQVLSPKHVSSMEHVLPLWMTSWNLKGGDSLYKQVRLGVRVSSLDSLAMVDLLQSAGSHYKKEKYLLQQKGGIIRIITHKDSAGADILQSFIHALVMAKLDDQDGSMSSESQSWMDKHYEVFVLKLQSSGWKTERLLSSSVVWRANWLVDYSDGKHD